In one Corallococcus sp. EGB genomic region, the following are encoded:
- a CDS encoding ATP-binding protein has protein sequence MLLWGAAFVSPFLVYQEDVKMAEGQLLAHLSDRVGVQAQAIGAHLGLLRSELQRLAEHPSLRPEDGAAGPELALLENAFSHTSLFSGGVALVSANGERIWSDPANMPLGRAPLTSRTWFRRMVRERVASVGLLDEEGGGLVAVAVPVVRDDRVVGLLMGELATANELLPLHRGTNESMVALLGERGRLLLPATPPPLLRQPELAARLRPLVDEPGAVTLGGTRFLGAAALVPGTGMLLAVLEDEARDRELLKRRYLGQFGLHTALLGGVLLLFTVLLRRSYRSLMAAEEQLRRQETMAALGTASSLIAHEVKNALNSMQAALSMIRAKAGETTLPVQALRSQADRLGHLARSLLSFASPQSTQRRECEMHLLVQDALQAVKLLPEAADVAIETTLQEGLFVKGDPTLLVSAVDNLMRNAVEAGAVARDTGQQPTPRVEVRLLRDGAEVVFIVEDNAGGVPLAFEPRLWEPFAVGRSRGVGLGLPMVRTAIRAHDGGSVSYTRVPGGSRFTVRLPLEKMAS, from the coding sequence ATGCTCCTCTGGGGCGCCGCCTTCGTCAGCCCCTTCCTGGTCTACCAGGAGGACGTGAAGATGGCGGAGGGCCAGCTCCTCGCCCACCTGTCGGACCGCGTGGGCGTCCAGGCCCAGGCGATTGGCGCACATCTCGGACTGCTGCGTTCGGAGCTGCAACGGCTCGCGGAGCACCCTTCGCTCAGACCCGAGGATGGAGCCGCGGGCCCCGAGCTCGCGCTCCTCGAGAATGCCTTCAGCCACACGTCCCTCTTTTCGGGGGGAGTCGCGCTGGTGTCAGCGAACGGCGAGCGCATCTGGAGCGACCCGGCGAACATGCCGCTCGGGCGCGCGCCGCTCACGTCACGCACGTGGTTCCGGCGGATGGTGCGAGAGCGGGTCGCTTCGGTCGGATTGCTGGACGAGGAAGGCGGAGGGCTCGTCGCGGTCGCGGTCCCCGTCGTGCGCGACGATCGTGTCGTGGGCCTCCTCATGGGCGAGCTCGCGACGGCGAACGAGCTGCTCCCGCTCCATCGCGGGACGAACGAGTCCATGGTCGCCCTGCTCGGCGAGCGCGGCAGGCTCCTCCTCCCAGCGACGCCCCCGCCGCTCCTGCGCCAGCCGGAGCTCGCCGCTCGCCTTCGCCCCCTGGTGGACGAGCCCGGGGCCGTCACGCTCGGAGGCACGCGGTTCCTCGGCGCGGCGGCGCTCGTTCCCGGAACCGGCATGCTGCTCGCCGTGCTCGAGGACGAGGCGCGGGACCGTGAGCTGCTCAAGCGCCGCTACCTCGGCCAGTTCGGCCTTCACACCGCGCTGCTCGGTGGAGTGCTCCTCCTCTTCACGGTGCTCCTGCGCCGCTCCTACCGTTCGCTGATGGCGGCCGAAGAGCAACTGCGGCGCCAGGAGACGATGGCGGCGCTCGGCACGGCCTCCTCGCTCATCGCCCACGAGGTGAAGAACGCGCTCAACAGCATGCAGGCCGCGCTCAGCATGATTCGCGCGAAGGCAGGGGAAACGACGCTGCCGGTCCAGGCGCTGCGCTCCCAGGCGGACCGGCTCGGCCACCTTGCGCGCTCATTGCTGAGCTTTGCCTCTCCCCAGTCCACCCAGCGGCGCGAATGCGAGATGCACCTGCTCGTCCAGGACGCGCTCCAAGCCGTGAAGCTCCTGCCAGAAGCAGCGGATGTCGCCATCGAGACCACGCTGCAGGAGGGGCTCTTCGTGAAGGGGGATCCGACGCTGCTGGTCTCCGCTGTCGACAACCTCATGCGCAACGCCGTCGAAGCCGGCGCCGTGGCCCGTGACACGGGCCAGCAGCCCACGCCTCGCGTCGAGGTCCGGCTCCTGCGCGACGGCGCGGAGGTGGTGTTCATCGTGGAGGACAACGCGGGAGGAGTGCCCCTGGCCTTCGAGCCGCGGCTGTGGGAGCCCTTCGCGGTGGGCCGCTCGAGGGGGGTCGGGCTCGGACTTCCGATGGTGCGCACGGCCATCCGTGCGCATGATGGAGGAAGCGTCTCCTACACCCGCGTCCCCGGAGGCAGCCGCTTCACGGTCCGCCTTCCGCTCGAGAAAATGGCTTCATGA
- a CDS encoding isochorismatase family protein — protein sequence MALPAIAPYSMPGAADLPRNKLAWTPEPKRCVLLIHDMQRYFVDAFTQGQSPVTDLVANIQRLREHAVKLGIPVVYSAQPGDQTPEQRGLQLEFWGPGVRAGPKQQIIEALTPAEGDTVLTKWRYSAFRNTRLMDLMRDLGRDQLIICGIYAHIGCLQTASDGSMSEIRPFLVADAVADFSLEKHRMALDYASQLVAFVTTTQQMIDAMPVQAAAPAVDREQLRAAVAELLMESASAIGEDDNLLERGMDSIRLMSLVERWRQGGTEVSFVELAEKPTLTDWYALLAAKQPVAMAPGARAS from the coding sequence ATGGCACTGCCTGCCATTGCCCCCTATTCCATGCCCGGCGCGGCGGACCTGCCGCGCAACAAGCTCGCCTGGACGCCGGAACCCAAGCGCTGCGTCCTGCTCATCCACGACATGCAGCGCTACTTCGTGGACGCCTTCACGCAGGGCCAGTCACCGGTGACGGACCTGGTGGCCAACATCCAGCGCCTGCGCGAGCACGCGGTGAAGCTGGGCATCCCGGTCGTCTACTCGGCGCAGCCCGGCGACCAGACGCCGGAGCAGCGCGGCCTGCAGCTGGAGTTCTGGGGCCCGGGCGTCCGCGCCGGCCCGAAGCAGCAGATCATCGAAGCGCTCACCCCGGCCGAGGGCGACACCGTCCTCACCAAGTGGCGATACAGCGCGTTCCGCAACACGCGCCTGATGGACCTGATGCGAGACCTGGGCCGCGACCAACTCATCATCTGCGGCATCTATGCGCACATCGGGTGCCTCCAGACGGCCAGCGACGGCTCCATGAGCGAGATCCGTCCCTTCCTCGTCGCGGACGCGGTGGCGGACTTCTCGCTGGAGAAGCACCGGATGGCGCTGGACTACGCATCGCAGCTCGTCGCGTTCGTCACCACCACGCAACAGATGATCGACGCCATGCCGGTGCAGGCCGCCGCTCCGGCGGTGGACCGAGAGCAGCTTCGCGCGGCTGTCGCGGAACTGTTGATGGAGTCCGCTTCGGCGATTGGTGAGGATGACAACCTGCTGGAGCGCGGCATGGATTCCATCCGGCTGATGAGCCTGGTGGAGCGCTGGCGTCAGGGCGGAACGGAGGTGTCCTTCGTCGAACTCGCGGAGAAGCCCACGCTCACCGACTGGTACGCGCTGCTCGCCGCGAAGCAGCCTGTCGCGATGGCCCCTGGCGCTCGCGCTTCCTGA
- the mxcG gene encoding myxochelin non-ribosomal peptide synthetase MxcG, producing MRPSQDNRPLTAAQHGIWVGQQLDPRSPVYNAGECIEFRGAIDPVRFESALREVVADADALHSRFIAGEGGPAQRIDVGTDWTLQRVDLSGEADPWAAAQEWMWKDLGRTVDLATGPLFSQALLTVGPERSFWFQRIHHIAMDGYGFSLLARRVAELYTAEVSGRTAQAGFSRWGPVVDEDLAYRNGPQFRKDRDFWVGRFEDAPAPPLLAEAAPMSSRFVRRSEHLRPELMAALMAGAKRAGVSWSDLVMAVTAIYLHQRTGAPEAVLGLPVMGRLGSASLRVPCMAMNIVPLRIAVRPDAGLDALARDVAAEMKAARPHLRYRYEQLRRDLRLIGGQRKLFGPVVNIMPFDYALDFAGVPGTAHNISAGPVEDLSFGFHARSGGTALRVDLDANPACYTEATLEEHQRGFLQLLESLLARPEQPARRSTSGAMGPVLDGGPVPPMHPVLDLINAQADARPEAVALEHGRWTMTYRELVTASRALASRLSEAGVRPDTAVAVKVPRGIDAIVSSLGILFAGAGYLPIDPTGPATRNASILQDARPAVMVVSERPTPDLDPTAPGLLVVQQLEQRDTPAPGSTESASPRATSAESTTVELAARQSVTRDAEPASSLEARLAYVIYTSGSTGQPNGVQITHGALAHFVAGATQRYRVGPEDRVLQFAPLHFDASVEEIFVTLCAGARLVLRTDEMLQSVPRLMEACAEAGITLLDLPTAFWHELAYSLSTGAARLPDILRTVIIGGEAALPERIARWKDVAGDRVHLLNTYGPTEATVVATVAEVAGPESLPSGDEVPIGRPLPGVVAAVVTPQGRLATPGEEGELCLMGGALARGYLSRPELDAARFTRLDAVEGAPRAYRTGDKVRVRDDGQLVFVGRVDDEFKISGHRIDPGEVETVLLKYPGIREAAVVGQVLPGGSRRLCAHLVASPAPSPAELRKHLLTALPAPMVPGAFAFAERLPRTSTGKIDRKALQNALPPDESAALLASATPMERTVLEVWEQVLGRAATSLQDDFFELGGQSLQSIQVANRLGIAVGRDVPVATVFKHPTVSGLAQALEGGSSGGAEAGGLTPAMVADSELGEDIVPSTTGEAWARELPRRGQGFRQVLLTGATGFVGAHLLHQLLTRTGARVICPVRAKDEAQAMERLRSSLTGQQLSTDGLEARVLALPADLSQPLLGLDAARFHGLAAECDAIIHNAAVVSVVREYGSLQGVNVRGTRELLKLAAAVRPKPFHYVSTLAVAPQANLSPDVPESFVPAHPGLRDGYQQSKWIAERLVQLASDRGLPATVYRLGRVVGAPDTALVNTQDLVWRIVLAGLPVRALPLLDVGEVWTPVDFVARAIVQLARDSHPGAVFNVTPTAEVRLSELFGWVRDYGYPLDLCTVPEWRDRVAKGSGGHDATLAFFDLRSGDSTPAFGLGPIRCERLLAALEGTGVRCPPTDRTLLHRYLDSCVAQGILPAKVTALP from the coding sequence ATGCGCCCATCCCAGGACAACCGCCCGCTCACCGCGGCCCAGCACGGCATCTGGGTGGGGCAACAGCTGGATCCGCGGAGCCCCGTCTACAACGCAGGTGAATGCATCGAGTTCCGGGGCGCCATCGATCCGGTGCGCTTCGAGTCCGCGCTCCGCGAGGTGGTCGCGGACGCGGACGCACTGCACTCGCGCTTCATCGCGGGCGAGGGCGGGCCGGCCCAACGCATCGACGTGGGGACGGACTGGACGCTCCAGCGCGTGGACCTGAGCGGCGAGGCCGACCCGTGGGCCGCCGCGCAGGAGTGGATGTGGAAGGACCTGGGCCGCACGGTGGACCTGGCCACGGGTCCGCTGTTCAGTCAGGCGCTGCTCACCGTGGGGCCAGAGCGGTCCTTCTGGTTCCAGCGCATCCACCACATCGCCATGGATGGCTATGGCTTCTCGCTGCTCGCGCGGCGGGTGGCGGAGCTCTACACAGCGGAGGTGTCGGGCAGGACCGCGCAGGCGGGGTTCAGCCGGTGGGGGCCCGTGGTGGATGAGGATCTCGCGTACCGGAACGGACCCCAGTTCCGGAAGGACCGCGACTTCTGGGTGGGGCGCTTCGAGGACGCGCCCGCGCCCCCACTGCTCGCGGAGGCTGCGCCCATGTCGTCGCGCTTCGTGCGTCGCTCGGAGCACCTGCGGCCGGAGTTGATGGCGGCGCTGATGGCCGGCGCGAAGCGTGCGGGCGTGAGCTGGTCCGACCTGGTGATGGCCGTCACGGCCATCTACCTGCACCAGCGCACCGGCGCACCGGAGGCCGTGCTGGGCCTGCCGGTGATGGGCCGCCTGGGCTCCGCGTCGCTACGCGTGCCGTGCATGGCCATGAACATCGTCCCGCTGCGCATCGCCGTGCGGCCGGATGCGGGACTGGATGCGCTGGCCCGCGACGTCGCCGCGGAGATGAAGGCCGCGCGTCCGCACCTGCGCTACCGCTACGAACAGCTCCGGCGCGACCTGCGGCTCATCGGTGGCCAGCGCAAGCTCTTCGGTCCCGTCGTCAACATCATGCCGTTCGACTACGCCCTGGACTTCGCGGGCGTGCCCGGCACGGCGCACAACATCTCCGCGGGTCCGGTGGAGGACCTGTCGTTCGGCTTTCATGCGCGCTCCGGCGGAACGGCGCTGCGTGTGGACCTGGACGCGAACCCCGCCTGCTACACGGAGGCCACGCTCGAGGAGCATCAGCGCGGGTTCCTCCAGCTTTTGGAGTCGTTGCTCGCCCGGCCTGAGCAGCCGGCGCGGCGCTCTACTTCAGGCGCGATGGGTCCCGTGCTGGATGGCGGGCCGGTGCCTCCGATGCACCCGGTGCTGGACCTCATCAACGCCCAGGCCGACGCGCGGCCGGAGGCGGTCGCGCTGGAGCATGGCCGCTGGACGATGACCTACCGCGAGCTGGTGACGGCATCCCGGGCCCTGGCGTCGCGCTTGAGCGAAGCGGGTGTGCGGCCCGACACGGCGGTCGCGGTCAAGGTGCCCCGGGGCATCGACGCCATCGTGTCCAGCCTGGGCATCCTGTTCGCGGGCGCGGGATACCTGCCCATCGATCCGACCGGCCCGGCCACTCGCAACGCGTCCATCCTCCAGGATGCGCGCCCCGCCGTGATGGTCGTGTCCGAGCGCCCCACGCCCGACCTGGATCCGACCGCGCCGGGCTTGCTTGTCGTACAGCAACTGGAACAGCGCGACACCCCCGCGCCTGGCTCTACCGAGAGCGCCAGCCCGCGGGCGACGTCCGCTGAATCCACCACGGTGGAACTGGCTGCCCGCCAGTCCGTCACTCGCGATGCGGAGCCCGCGTCGAGCCTTGAGGCCCGGCTCGCCTACGTCATCTACACGTCCGGCTCCACCGGCCAGCCCAACGGGGTGCAGATCACTCACGGGGCCCTGGCCCACTTCGTCGCGGGAGCGACGCAGCGCTACCGCGTTGGCCCCGAGGACCGCGTCCTCCAGTTCGCCCCACTCCACTTCGATGCAAGCGTGGAGGAGATCTTCGTCACGCTGTGTGCGGGCGCACGGCTGGTGCTGCGCACGGACGAGATGCTCCAGTCGGTGCCGCGCTTGATGGAGGCGTGCGCGGAGGCCGGTATCACCCTGCTCGACCTGCCCACGGCCTTCTGGCACGAGCTGGCCTACAGCCTGTCCACCGGCGCCGCCCGCCTGCCAGACATCCTTCGCACCGTCATCATCGGCGGCGAGGCAGCGCTGCCGGAGCGCATCGCCCGCTGGAAGGACGTCGCGGGCGACCGCGTCCACCTGCTCAACACCTACGGCCCCACCGAGGCCACCGTCGTCGCCACTGTCGCCGAGGTCGCGGGGCCGGAGTCCCTGCCCTCCGGTGACGAGGTCCCCATCGGCCGTCCGCTCCCCGGCGTTGTCGCCGCGGTCGTCACGCCGCAGGGCCGGCTGGCAACACCTGGCGAGGAGGGCGAGCTGTGCCTTATGGGCGGAGCACTCGCACGCGGCTACCTCAGCCGTCCGGAGCTGGACGCCGCCCGCTTCACCCGTCTGGACGCGGTGGAGGGAGCGCCCCGTGCCTACCGCACCGGCGACAAGGTGCGCGTGCGCGACGACGGCCAGCTGGTGTTCGTGGGCCGCGTGGACGACGAGTTCAAGATCAGCGGCCACCGCATCGACCCGGGCGAAGTTGAAACCGTCTTGCTGAAGTACCCCGGTATCCGTGAGGCCGCTGTCGTCGGTCAGGTGCTGCCGGGTGGATCGCGTCGGCTGTGCGCGCACCTGGTGGCGTCGCCCGCGCCCTCTCCCGCGGAGCTGCGCAAGCACCTGCTCACGGCGCTCCCCGCCCCCATGGTGCCCGGCGCCTTCGCCTTCGCGGAGCGGCTGCCCCGTACCAGCACCGGGAAGATCGATCGCAAGGCCCTCCAGAACGCGCTGCCTCCGGATGAGAGCGCCGCGCTGCTCGCCTCCGCGACGCCCATGGAGCGTACGGTGCTGGAGGTCTGGGAGCAGGTGCTGGGCCGCGCCGCCACGTCACTCCAGGACGACTTCTTCGAGCTGGGCGGCCAGTCCCTCCAGAGCATCCAGGTGGCCAACCGCCTGGGAATCGCCGTGGGCCGCGACGTCCCCGTGGCCACCGTCTTCAAGCACCCCACCGTGTCCGGTCTCGCGCAGGCGCTCGAGGGCGGAAGCTCGGGCGGCGCGGAGGCCGGCGGCCTCACTCCCGCGATGGTCGCGGACTCGGAGCTGGGCGAGGACATCGTCCCCTCCACCACGGGCGAGGCCTGGGCGCGCGAGCTGCCGCGCCGGGGCCAGGGCTTCCGTCAGGTCCTCCTCACGGGCGCCACCGGCTTCGTCGGCGCGCACCTGCTGCACCAGCTCCTCACCCGGACGGGCGCGCGCGTCATCTGTCCCGTGCGCGCGAAGGACGAAGCCCAGGCGATGGAGCGGCTGCGCTCTTCACTGACCGGACAGCAGCTCTCCACGGACGGCCTGGAGGCGCGAGTGCTCGCGCTGCCCGCGGACCTGTCCCAGCCCCTGCTGGGCCTGGACGCCGCGCGCTTCCACGGGCTCGCCGCCGAGTGCGACGCCATCATCCACAACGCCGCGGTGGTCAGCGTCGTGCGCGAGTACGGCAGCCTCCAGGGCGTCAACGTGCGCGGCACGCGCGAGCTGCTCAAGCTGGCCGCAGCCGTCCGCCCCAAGCCCTTCCACTACGTGTCCACGTTGGCGGTGGCGCCGCAGGCGAACCTGTCCCCGGACGTGCCGGAGTCCTTCGTCCCCGCTCATCCCGGCCTGCGCGACGGATACCAGCAGAGCAAGTGGATCGCGGAGCGCCTGGTGCAACTGGCCTCCGACCGCGGCCTGCCCGCGACGGTGTACCGCCTGGGCCGTGTGGTGGGTGCGCCGGACACCGCGCTCGTCAACACACAGGACCTGGTGTGGCGCATCGTGCTCGCAGGACTGCCGGTCCGCGCCCTGCCCCTCCTGGACGTGGGCGAGGTGTGGACGCCGGTGGACTTCGTCGCTCGCGCCATCGTCCAGCTCGCCCGTGATTCACATCCGGGAGCGGTGTTCAACGTGACGCCGACCGCGGAGGTGCGCCTGTCCGAGCTGTTCGGCTGGGTGCGCGACTACGGCTATCCGCTGGACCTGTGCACTGTCCCTGAATGGCGCGACCGCGTGGCGAAGGGCTCCGGCGGCCACGACGCCACGCTCGCGTTCTTCGACTTGCGCAGCGGGGACTCCACCCCGGCCTTTGGCCTGGGCCCCATCCGCTGTGAACGGCTCCTGGCCGCGCTGGAGGGCACGGGCGTCCGCTGCCCGCCCACGGACCGGACGCTCCTCCACCGATACCTCGACTCCTGCGTCGCGCAGGGAATCCTGCCCGCGAAAGTGACGGCGCTCCCGTGA
- a CDS encoding 3-deoxy-7-phosphoheptulonate synthase class II: MTNPPWSPTSWRAKPVRYIPDDYPDLAALAQVEAELATLPPLVHAEETRRLRGALGQVAEGKAFLLQGGDCAESFKEFSAANVRGTFQLLLQMAGVLTFAGGCPVVKVGRIAGQFAKPRSNATETINGVTLPSYRGDIINGMEFDARERTPDPLRLLRAYHQSAETMQLVRAFAREGYTDLTRLLGHQPESEGAVRPVDFFTSHEALLLNVEQAMTRFDEATGDWYDTSAHMLWIGERTRQLEGGHVEFMRGIQNPIGLKCGPTMEPDELVRLIDTLNPQGIPGKLTLIGRFGSDQVAARLPRLMETTRRHGSPVVWSIDPMHGNTHKASNGYKTRSLERILAEVMGFLQVAAAEGVHPGGLHLEMTGQDVTECLGGPLDVSEDDLSDRYHTHCDPRLNAAQSLQLAFRVADGLHTTVRAPQDRAA; this comes from the coding sequence GTGACGAATCCCCCCTGGTCCCCCACGTCCTGGCGGGCGAAGCCGGTCCGCTACATCCCCGACGACTACCCCGACCTCGCGGCCCTCGCGCAAGTGGAGGCGGAGCTGGCAACGCTGCCGCCGCTGGTGCACGCCGAAGAGACCCGCCGCCTGCGAGGGGCCCTGGGCCAGGTGGCCGAGGGCAAGGCCTTCCTGCTCCAGGGCGGCGACTGCGCGGAGAGCTTCAAGGAGTTCTCCGCGGCGAACGTGCGCGGCACCTTCCAACTGCTGCTGCAGATGGCGGGGGTGCTCACGTTCGCGGGCGGCTGCCCGGTGGTGAAGGTGGGCCGCATCGCGGGCCAGTTCGCCAAGCCGCGCTCCAACGCCACGGAGACCATCAACGGAGTCACCCTGCCCAGCTACCGCGGCGACATCATCAACGGCATGGAGTTCGATGCCCGCGAGCGCACGCCGGATCCGCTGCGCCTGCTGCGCGCCTACCACCAGTCCGCGGAGACGATGCAGCTGGTGCGGGCCTTCGCGCGCGAGGGCTACACGGACCTGACCCGGCTCCTGGGACACCAGCCAGAGTCCGAGGGCGCGGTGCGCCCCGTGGATTTCTTCACCAGCCATGAAGCCCTGCTCCTCAACGTCGAGCAGGCGATGACGCGCTTCGATGAGGCCACGGGCGACTGGTACGACACGTCCGCGCACATGCTCTGGATTGGCGAGCGCACCCGTCAGCTGGAAGGCGGCCACGTGGAGTTCATGCGCGGCATCCAGAACCCCATCGGACTCAAGTGCGGCCCCACGATGGAGCCGGACGAACTGGTGCGCCTCATCGACACGCTCAACCCCCAGGGCATCCCGGGGAAGCTCACGCTCATCGGGCGCTTCGGCTCGGATCAGGTCGCCGCGCGCCTGCCCCGGCTGATGGAGACCACCCGGCGCCACGGCAGCCCCGTCGTCTGGTCCATCGACCCGATGCACGGCAACACGCACAAGGCCAGCAACGGCTACAAGACGCGCTCGCTGGAGCGAATCCTCGCGGAGGTGATGGGCTTCCTCCAGGTCGCCGCCGCCGAGGGCGTCCACCCCGGAGGCCTCCACCTGGAGATGACCGGCCAGGACGTCACCGAGTGCCTGGGCGGTCCGCTGGACGTCTCCGAGGATGACCTCTCCGACCGGTACCACACGCACTGCGATCCACGCCTCAACGCGGCTCAATCGCTCCAGCTCGCGTTCCGCGTCGCGGATGGCCTGCACACCACCGTCAGGGCGCCCCAGGACCGCGCAGCCTGA
- the mxcH gene encoding TonB-dependent siderophore myxochelin receptor MxcH, with product MGAALLSSLCGGGLAHAGTARTEEPAATPPAPAAAPAGPVIELPKLLHTVEARYPEEAERARLEANVRLRLRVDTQGVVTEAEVLEPVGHGFDEAARTAALQFRFTPAKRNGVVAPARVTYTYVFQLPGRSKAVAATPPPALSSAPKATAAPSQDEAPAEYQEDVEVTGVGETRAERRRKSAEAVQVIELEQASMESADLGTALSRAEGVDVRRTGGLGSTARISIAGLSDDQVRFFIDGVPLEFAGYGPGLANVPVNLVQQMEVYQGVVPIRFGADVLGGAVELVTDQDVRGSAVAGSYELASFDTHRFTASARHLQESTGLLVRAHGFYDDARNNYPVNVEVANDLGKLTPVEVRRFHDGYRAGGASVEAGFVDKPWARRLLVRGFVNAAGRDVQNDVEMQSAYGEVTTAEGSAGATLRYSQNHDPGVSVDAVGGYTLRRNRFLDIGSCAYDWYGRCFVTLPQPGEISQGGTERYVNQHTAFARLNAAWTPVPGGAHTLRLAVSPTWVARTGEDRRLQANNRPDPLTAPRGVTSLVTGLEYQLDAFDGRLQNIAFVKDYLQDVRAQKLLASAEFMDLGRAAHELGVGDSLRFRITNGLSAKASYEWATRMPRPDELFGDGLLIEDNLELRPETSHNFNLGLGYASEPGRAGSLRLNVGGFARLTEQLIFLTTRGSYFTYENVIAARSLGVLGSAGWTSQGRYLSLDGNATWQDLRNTATEGRFAGFNGQRIPNRPYLTVNASAQGRLSDLLRFQDELLVTWRTRYVDDFLLAWEGLGSQDSKLRIDSQLTHALALTYVIRDMTTRLSWTLDFQNLTDARTYDFYGVQRPGRIIAAKFTLER from the coding sequence GTGGGCGCAGCCCTGCTGTCCTCCCTCTGTGGCGGTGGACTCGCGCACGCGGGCACGGCGCGGACGGAGGAACCCGCTGCCACGCCTCCCGCCCCCGCGGCAGCTCCGGCGGGGCCTGTCATCGAGCTGCCCAAGCTGCTCCACACGGTGGAAGCGCGATACCCGGAGGAGGCTGAGCGTGCGCGGTTGGAGGCGAACGTCCGCCTGCGATTGCGCGTGGACACGCAGGGCGTGGTGACAGAGGCGGAGGTGCTGGAGCCCGTGGGCCACGGCTTCGACGAGGCCGCGCGCACCGCCGCGCTCCAGTTCCGCTTCACGCCCGCAAAGCGCAACGGTGTCGTGGCCCCCGCGCGCGTCACGTACACCTACGTCTTCCAGCTCCCCGGCCGCTCCAAGGCCGTGGCCGCCACGCCCCCGCCCGCCCTGTCGAGCGCGCCGAAGGCCACCGCGGCCCCATCCCAAGATGAGGCCCCGGCCGAATACCAGGAGGACGTCGAGGTCACCGGCGTGGGCGAGACGCGCGCCGAGCGCCGCCGCAAGTCCGCCGAAGCCGTCCAGGTCATCGAGTTGGAGCAGGCCAGCATGGAGTCCGCCGACCTGGGCACCGCGCTGTCGCGCGCGGAGGGCGTGGACGTGCGCCGCACCGGCGGCCTGGGCAGCACCGCGCGCATCTCCATCGCGGGCCTTTCGGACGATCAGGTGCGCTTCTTCATCGACGGCGTCCCGCTGGAGTTCGCGGGCTACGGCCCGGGCCTGGCGAACGTGCCGGTGAACCTGGTGCAGCAGATGGAGGTCTACCAGGGCGTGGTGCCCATCCGCTTCGGCGCGGACGTGCTGGGTGGCGCGGTGGAGCTGGTCACCGACCAGGACGTGCGCGGCTCGGCCGTGGCGGGCTCCTATGAGCTGGCCTCCTTCGACACGCACCGCTTCACCGCGAGCGCCCGCCACCTCCAGGAGTCCACCGGCCTGCTGGTGCGCGCGCACGGCTTCTACGACGACGCGCGCAACAACTACCCCGTCAACGTGGAGGTGGCCAACGACCTGGGCAAGCTCACCCCCGTGGAGGTGCGGCGCTTCCACGACGGCTACCGCGCGGGCGGAGCCAGCGTCGAGGCGGGCTTCGTGGACAAGCCCTGGGCCCGGCGCCTGCTCGTGCGCGGCTTCGTCAACGCTGCCGGCCGCGACGTCCAGAACGACGTCGAAATGCAGTCCGCGTACGGCGAGGTGACCACCGCCGAGGGCTCCGCGGGCGCCACGCTGCGCTACTCCCAGAACCATGACCCGGGCGTGAGCGTGGACGCGGTGGGCGGATACACGCTCCGCCGCAACCGGTTCCTGGACATCGGCTCGTGCGCCTATGACTGGTATGGCCGCTGCTTCGTCACCCTGCCCCAGCCAGGGGAGATCTCCCAGGGCGGCACCGAGCGCTACGTCAACCAGCACACCGCGTTCGCGCGGCTCAACGCCGCCTGGACGCCCGTGCCCGGCGGCGCGCACACGCTGCGGCTCGCGGTCTCACCCACGTGGGTGGCGCGAACGGGCGAGGACCGCCGGCTCCAGGCGAACAACCGCCCGGATCCGCTCACCGCGCCCCGCGGCGTGACGTCGCTGGTGACGGGCCTGGAGTACCAGCTCGATGCCTTCGACGGGCGGCTGCAGAACATCGCCTTCGTGAAGGACTACCTCCAGGACGTGCGGGCGCAGAAGCTCCTGGCCAGCGCGGAGTTCATGGACCTGGGCCGCGCCGCGCACGAACTGGGCGTGGGCGACAGCCTGCGCTTCCGCATCACGAACGGGCTCAGCGCCAAGGCCTCCTACGAGTGGGCCACGCGGATGCCTCGCCCGGACGAGCTCTTCGGTGACGGGCTGCTCATCGAGGACAACCTGGAGCTCCGGCCGGAGACCAGCCACAACTTCAACCTGGGGCTGGGCTACGCGTCCGAGCCTGGCCGCGCCGGAAGCCTCCGCCTCAACGTGGGCGGGTTCGCGCGGCTGACGGAGCAGCTCATCTTCCTCACCACGCGGGGCAGCTACTTCACCTACGAGAACGTCATCGCGGCCCGCTCGCTGGGCGTGCTCGGCTCCGCGGGGTGGACGTCTCAGGGCCGCTACCTGAGCCTGGACGGCAATGCCACCTGGCAGGACCTGCGCAACACGGCCACCGAAGGCCGCTTCGCCGGGTTCAACGGGCAGCGCATCCCCAACCGTCCCTACCTCACCGTCAATGCCAGCGCCCAGGGGCGCCTGAGCGACCTGCTGCGCTTCCAGGACGAGCTGCTCGTCACCTGGCGCACGCGCTACGTGGATGACTTCCTGCTCGCCTGGGAGGGCCTGGGGAGCCAGGACTCCAAGCTGCGCATCGACTCGCAGCTCACGCACGCGCTGGCGCTCACCTACGTGATTCGCGACATGACGACGCGGCTGAGCTGGACGCTGGACTTCCAGAACCTCACCGACGCCCGGACCTACGACTTCTACGGGGTCCAGCGCCCCGGACGGATCATCGCCGCCAAGTTCACGCTGGAGCGCTGA